In one Lolium rigidum isolate FL_2022 chromosome 3, APGP_CSIRO_Lrig_0.1, whole genome shotgun sequence genomic region, the following are encoded:
- the LOC124694946 gene encoding 2-hydroxymuconate semialdehyde hydrolase-like, whose translation MGATLSLVPLIDYFTRREFLAAGLRPHSVTLPYPYDGGDGKSSSTCTVHYWAPPGESKLPPLLLIHGFGPQATWQWRCQVSPLSRQFHIIVPDLLGFGGSSWDYPTAPPPSEATQAAALAALLDSMEGLKGKRVAVAGTSYGGFVAYWLARAAGPGRVGPVVIASSDVLKTAADDREFLKRAGEEWGAVHELLLPAEPAAMRRVMQMAAHRAPPVMMSPDFVLRDFIQKLYTNREQLSHVFKGITVGTDKFQVTPLSQEVLIVWGEHDQLFPVEKAFAIQRALDGKARVEIMKETGHAPQLEDPARFNEIVLDFLLAADKHALPSISGSSL comes from the exons ATGGGGGCAACCCTCAGCCTCGTGCCGCTCATCGACTACTTCACCCGCCGCGAATTCCTCGCGGCCGGCCTCCGCCCCCACTCCGTCACGCTCCCCTACCcctacgacggcggcgacggcaagTCGTCGTCGACCTGCACCGTGCactactgggctccgccgggcgaGTCGAAGCTCCCGCCTTTGCTGCTTATTCACGGCTTTGGCCCTCAGGCCACTTGGCAGTGGCGCTGCCAGGTAAGTCCATTGTCCCGCCAATTCCACATCATCGTCCCAGACCTGCTCGGCTTCGGCGGCAGCTCGTGGGACTACCCCACGGCGCCCCCGCCGTCGGAGGCCACCCAGGCGGCTGCGCTCGCGGCGCTGCTGGACTCAATGGAGGGGCTGAAGGGCAAGCGCGTGGCCGTAGCGGGGACGAGCTACGGCGGGTTCGTGGCGTACTGGCTAGCGCGCGCGGCGGGGCCCGGGAGAGTCGGCCCCGTGGTGATCGCGAGCTCGGACGTGCTCAAGACGGCGGCCGACGACCGCGAGTTCCTGAAGAGGGCCGGCGAAGAGTGGGGCGCCGTGCACGAGCTGCTTCTTCCAGCCGAGCCCGCCGCCATGAGGAGGGTGATGCAGATGGCAGCGCACCGCGCGCCGCCGGTGATGATGTCGCCGGACTTCGTCCTCCGGGACTTCATCCAG AAACTCTACACGAATAGGGAACAACTTAGCCATGTTTTCAAGGGGATCACGGTCGGCACGGACAAGTTCCAAGTAACACCGCTATCTCAG GAGGTGCTAATTGTCTGGGGAGAGCATGACCAATTGTTCCCGGTGGAGAAGGCTTTTGCAATTCAGAG GGCTTTGGATGGGAAAGCAAGAGTGGAGATCATGAAGGAAACAGGCCATGCTCCACAGCTTGAGGACCCGGCCCGGTTCAACGAGATCGTGCTGGACTTCTTGCTGGCTGCCGACAAGCATGCATTACCTTCCATCAGTGGTAGCTCTCTATGA